Proteins from a single region of Abyssalbus ytuae:
- a CDS encoding asparagine synthase-related protein, with product MLLLFNYTNLSSYNKLTLSSFPVHYELNKREYFFENERVVLFLISNANVKHDISLLFKKESVKIDFLKPFLQGDYFGVFIEKHIEQITVIRDESGINSGYYYHDPINKNLIIASVMHDITNFVPCELSKETIFQFLYSDYLWDGQTFYNQVKEFKVGEECIFDKNLHLIDKKEFKIQFSSVENTLTEEENIKTLRKKIADAHKKYLNDQNIVLLSGGIDSVAMLIALDDLLDKKRIKAYSYKVKNAINADETVYAKSIANHLNINIEIFERELKEQIEPEDFQKLVLKMNNPYMGVHIFNNNFENNEFVTYYAGQDTRLHTPSVNKLDLFAFNLINKPKIIIKTLNWFVSLIRPLFKPFFNSKNRNLRGLLRLTYVFDIQKYVQKYYFKIDKAYLESYHLPTEFYNKFKTKYYIDLNKIYNQRGLYNTIVELKWKEQYVSDIKYIQDMARMSDSYIAMPFYDMNLAKYKATIPFKLTTKAMFGKSGFGENKKVVFKYLLRMSLKDKIDKKTLYRSKAAPATFYILFNEKFTNVLKKIFVVDLNSEESFIKNYHLNDFVDKFLTKSSAWEEKDQGYLLKIYNTAAIICYYRNSKYK from the coding sequence ATGTTACTTTTATTTAATTATACAAACTTAAGCTCTTATAATAAACTTACTTTAAGTTCTTTCCCAGTTCATTATGAACTAAATAAAAGAGAGTATTTTTTTGAAAATGAAAGGGTTGTTTTATTTTTGATTTCCAATGCTAATGTAAAACATGATATTTCATTACTTTTTAAAAAAGAATCTGTTAAAATAGATTTTTTAAAACCATTTTTACAAGGTGATTATTTTGGAGTTTTTATAGAAAAACATATTGAACAAATAACAGTAATAAGAGATGAATCAGGTATAAATAGTGGTTATTATTATCATGACCCAATCAATAAGAACCTTATTATTGCAAGTGTAATGCATGATATTACAAATTTTGTTCCTTGTGAGTTGAGTAAAGAAACAATTTTTCAATTTTTATATTCTGATTATTTGTGGGATGGACAAACATTCTATAATCAAGTTAAGGAATTTAAAGTAGGAGAAGAGTGTATATTTGATAAAAATCTTCATCTAATTGACAAAAAAGAATTTAAAATACAATTTTCAAGTGTTGAGAATACCTTAACTGAAGAAGAGAATATTAAAACTTTAAGAAAGAAAATAGCTGATGCTCATAAAAAATATTTGAATGACCAAAATATTGTATTGTTGTCGGGAGGTATTGACTCAGTTGCTATGCTTATTGCATTAGATGATTTATTGGATAAAAAAAGAATAAAAGCATATTCTTATAAAGTAAAAAATGCTATAAACGCAGATGAAACAGTTTATGCTAAAAGCATTGCAAATCATTTAAATATAAATATAGAAATTTTTGAAAGAGAATTAAAAGAACAAATTGAACCAGAAGATTTTCAAAAACTAGTTTTAAAAATGAATAATCCTTATATGGGAGTACACATTTTTAATAATAATTTTGAAAACAATGAATTTGTAACATATTATGCGGGTCAAGATACTAGGTTACATACTCCTTCAGTTAATAAACTAGACTTATTTGCATTTAACTTAATTAATAAACCAAAAATAATAATAAAGACATTAAATTGGTTTGTTTCTCTGATAAGACCTCTATTTAAGCCATTTTTCAATTCTAAAAATAGAAATCTTAGAGGTTTATTAAGACTGACATATGTATTTGACATTCAAAAATATGTTCAAAAGTATTACTTTAAGATTGACAAGGCATATTTGGAATCCTATCATTTGCCAACAGAATTTTATAATAAATTTAAAACTAAATATTATATTGATCTAAATAAAATATATAACCAAAGAGGTTTATACAATACTATTGTTGAATTAAAATGGAAAGAACAATATGTCTCAGACATTAAATATATACAAGATATGGCTCGAATGAGTGATTCATATATTGCAATGCCCTTTTATGATATGAATTTAGCAAAATATAAAGCTACTATTCCATTTAAATTGACAACAAAAGCAATGTTTGGAAAATCTGGATTTGGAGAAAATAAAAAAGTTGTTTTTAAATACTTGTTGAGAATGTCGCTCAAAGATAAAATAGATAAAAAAACACTTTACAGATCGAAAGCGGCACCAGCTACATTTTATATATTATTTAATGAGAAGTTTACAAACGTATTAAAAAAAATTTTTGTTGTAGACTTAAATTCTGAAGAATCATTTATAAAAAATTATCATTTAAATGATTTTGTTGATAAGTTTTTAACTAAATCATCTGCTTGGGAGGAAAAAGATCAGGGATATTTGTTAAAAATTTATAATACTGCAGCTATAATTTGTTATTATAGAAATAGTAAGTACAAATAA
- a CDS encoding acyltransferase yields the protein MKIILTFLVSLIPINRLKIWVYNFFKGYKISYDSKIGFLNVLCATKFTADKVTIGNFNFIHGKEVELMKGVLINKFNRIKNINRLLLKEKAIIYSWNFVSGIPEKSKHTSLIFDNQNLTLGKESSLLRKNYVDLVNEVVIGDNVVFGGNGSEIWTHGFDIYRTMLVGRVTFGNNIFIGSGCIFTKGINVSDETIIAPGSIIYKSITEKGIYSTHEIRKIK from the coding sequence ATGAAAATAATTTTAACTTTTTTAGTGTCATTAATACCTATTAATAGATTGAAAATATGGGTTTATAACTTTTTTAAGGGATATAAGATATCATATGATTCAAAAATAGGTTTTTTAAATGTTCTTTGTGCAACTAAATTTACAGCAGACAAAGTTACGATAGGAAACTTCAATTTTATTCATGGGAAGGAAGTTGAACTGATGAAAGGAGTTTTAATAAATAAGTTTAACAGGATAAAAAATATTAATAGATTATTATTAAAAGAAAAAGCGATTATTTATAGTTGGAATTTTGTTTCAGGTATTCCTGAAAAAAGCAAACATACATCATTGATATTTGATAATCAGAATTTAACGTTAGGTAAAGAGTCATCTTTACTGAGAAAAAACTATGTGGATTTAGTTAATGAAGTTGTAATAGGTGATAATGTAGTTTTTGGTGGAAATGGTTCAGAAATTTGGACTCATGGTTTTGATATTTATAGAACAATGCTAGTGGGTAGAGTTACTTTTGGCAATAATATTTTTATAGGGTCAGGTTGTATTTTTACAAAAGGAATTAATGTAAGTGATGAAACAATTATTGCCCCAGGAAGTATCATTTATAAAAGTATTACTGAAAAAGGTATTTATAGTACACATGAAATAAGAAAAATAAAGTAA
- a CDS encoding acyltransferase family protein gives MNEYLSNKLKVFSFVLMILVVYLHSYNRIINLKNCSIEINYGINLAFQEFISNGIRIAVPLFFAISGYLFFANIKEFPFLLYRQKVSKRLKTLVKPYFFWSVFWLLIYFLLQSLPHSSSFFTETLIKDYTLIQLIDTIVFNPVAYQLWFIRDLIIIIVMTPLIYWGLKHTKMILISVLFIIWFININIVVFSNEGIFFFVLGAYLSIYKIDIQRLSYHYWLPFMSIWLLILFFKMYIEDIFIKILIQKAGILVGVLASWLLYDVIFLNASKNYYLEKESIILLTFFLFTTHEPTLTIIKKMLFYMLGTTELASFLIFIFAPIITIFICLSMGYLLKRFLLKFYFFITGGR, from the coding sequence ATGAATGAATATTTAAGTAATAAGTTAAAAGTGTTTTCATTTGTTTTAATGATTCTAGTTGTTTATTTACACTCATATAACCGTATTATTAATTTAAAAAATTGTTCTATAGAAATTAATTATGGTATTAATTTAGCATTTCAAGAATTTATAAGTAATGGGATAAGGATTGCTGTCCCTCTGTTTTTTGCAATATCTGGCTATTTGTTTTTTGCTAACATAAAAGAATTTCCTTTTTTATTATATCGTCAAAAGGTATCAAAAAGATTAAAAACATTGGTAAAACCTTATTTTTTTTGGTCTGTGTTTTGGTTATTGATATATTTTTTATTACAATCACTCCCTCATTCATCTTCTTTTTTTACCGAAACTTTAATTAAGGATTATACATTAATCCAATTAATAGATACAATTGTTTTTAATCCCGTAGCATATCAATTATGGTTTATAAGAGATTTGATAATCATCATTGTAATGACTCCTTTAATTTATTGGGGTTTAAAACATACTAAAATGATTTTAATTTCAGTATTATTTATTATTTGGTTTATTAATATTAATATTGTCGTTTTTTCTAATGAAGGCATATTCTTTTTTGTTTTAGGAGCATATCTGTCGATTTATAAGATAGACATACAAAGGTTAAGTTACCATTATTGGTTACCATTTATGAGTATATGGTTATTAATTCTTTTCTTTAAAATGTATATTGAAGATATTTTTATTAAAATCTTAATACAAAAAGCAGGTATTTTAGTTGGTGTTTTGGCATCATGGTTATTATACGACGTGATTTTTTTAAATGCCAGTAAAAATTATTATTTAGAAAAAGAATCTATAATACTACTTACTTTTTTTTTATTTACTACTCATGAACCAACCTTAACAATAATCAAAAAAATGCTATTTTATATGTTGGGAACGACAGAGTTAGCTTCTTTTTTAATTTTTATATTTGCGCCAATAATAACAATATTTATTTGTCTATCTATGGGCTATTTATTAAAGCGTTTCCTTCTTAAGTTTTATTTTTTTATTACGGGAGGGAGATAA
- a CDS encoding glycosyltransferase family 4 protein — MNILVDAHVFDGKYQGTRSYLKGLYSALISMAPPKWIFFIAANKIDNLKKEFGEHTNIKYIKLNNNKFYRLLLEIPYIIKKNNIDFAHFQYIVPPFKNCKQIVTIHDILFEQSEFKKFFPLKYRIINGILFKMSVRRSDILLTVSNYSREKISELYNVDLSEIHVTPNSVEIDFKKIEITSKTFKGEKFILYVSRIEPRKNHIILLKAFFELELYKKGYLLVFVGSKDFVDKQLLKYINKNKELVKQHVVWKSDLTLNQIKLCYYNCSLFVFPSVAEGFGIPIMEAMVFNKKIIISNQTAMKDFNLPPELTFNPYDVDELKNKLMNMLSNKKDYKELYMNILSEFKWEKSAEKMIHLINQFI, encoded by the coding sequence TTGAATATATTAGTTGACGCACATGTTTTTGATGGAAAATATCAAGGGACACGTTCATACTTAAAAGGTTTGTATTCTGCACTTATATCTATGGCTCCCCCTAAGTGGATTTTTTTCATTGCAGCTAATAAAATTGATAATTTGAAAAAAGAGTTTGGAGAGCATACAAATATTAAGTATATAAAATTAAATAACAATAAATTTTACAGACTTCTTTTAGAAATACCCTATATAATTAAAAAAAATAATATAGATTTTGCACATTTCCAATATATAGTTCCTCCTTTTAAAAATTGTAAGCAAATAGTTACTATTCATGATATACTTTTTGAACAAAGTGAGTTTAAAAAATTCTTTCCTCTTAAATATAGGATCATAAACGGAATACTTTTTAAGATGTCCGTTAGAAGATCAGATATTTTACTTACTGTTTCTAATTATTCTCGTGAGAAAATATCAGAATTATACAATGTGGATTTGTCTGAAATTCATGTTACCCCTAATTCTGTAGAAATAGATTTTAAAAAGATAGAAATAACTTCAAAAACATTTAAAGGGGAGAAGTTTATTTTGTATGTTTCTAGAATTGAACCAAGGAAAAATCACATAATTTTACTAAAGGCTTTTTTTGAATTAGAACTATATAAAAAAGGTTATTTACTGGTTTTTGTTGGATCAAAAGATTTTGTAGATAAACAATTACTCAAATATATTAATAAAAATAAAGAATTAGTTAAGCAACATGTAGTATGGAAAAGTGATCTTACTTTAAATCAAATTAAGCTCTGTTATTACAATTGTTCTTTGTTTGTTTTTCCTTCAGTGGCAGAAGGTTTCGGTATTCCAATCATGGAAGCAATGGTTTTTAACAAAAAAATTATAATATCTAATCAAACGGCAATGAAAGATTTTAATCTTCCCCCTGAGTTAACTTTTAATCCATACGATGTAGATGAATTAAAGAATAAGCTAATGAATATGCTCTCAAATAAAAAGGATTATAAAGAATTATATATGAATATATTATCAGAATTCAAGTGGGAGAAAAGTGCTGAAAAAATGATTCATTTAATCAATCAATTTATATGA
- a CDS encoding O-antigen ligase family protein, which produces MIKSLIIQKSNLIYLILIVFVFFLCGFYTFSKYAVIEEPIDNIRIELDKNILSLGMPTLYAYMQGEPKVNFQKAYKFKRVNDSIIEINDLKREGITKFRIYFEYIGKDFLLKRINLLSDSKILKTIKLSDISTFDHIEINKNGTFSVTKINGYIESPYILIYNFPYIIIFFTTTLLSILLVFLFKKIEFIEILAETNKREYIFIFYLFSIFSFHPLFNIALIFALAFYIKKFSKERFLENKINILFLLFFLVYFFNSIFVKSNEIRDFSTIERFLPFVFIPILLSSLKPKRPLFFFMMSGLILGFCLFSFSLIDLIVNKNVEYFAFDNFSKYYHPIYVSYLLFLSICYLEQHYNLKHKYFFELILFMLLVFLGSKLVLIISVILFTSFFKNFNTNRKEIISFFLVLTILFIIFKPLQIRFKEVLNFDDLSILKEKKINDSNDSRVNGLTLRLILWRESLATIDGWKEYLFGNGVSKSKSKDLYDRLKKLGLIHHVTYNPHNQFIDTFWRTGLIGLLILLSLFIASLSQGIKNKDHLLIAFSLFMMFSMMTESVFGRVRGIYFFTTVIVLLTNKDLNNENRNIRDSRSAK; this is translated from the coding sequence ATGATAAAATCACTAATTATTCAAAAAAGCAATTTAATATATTTAATTCTTATTGTATTTGTTTTTTTTCTATGTGGGTTTTATACTTTTTCTAAATATGCTGTAATTGAAGAGCCGATAGATAATATTAGGATTGAATTGGATAAAAACATACTTAGTTTAGGAATGCCAACTCTTTATGCCTATATGCAAGGAGAACCAAAGGTTAATTTTCAGAAAGCATATAAGTTTAAGAGAGTTAATGATTCTATTATAGAGATTAATGATTTGAAAAGGGAGGGTATAACTAAATTTAGGATTTATTTTGAATATATAGGGAAAGATTTTCTTTTAAAAAGAATAAATTTATTAAGTGATTCTAAAATTCTTAAAACAATAAAACTTTCTGATATTTCAACTTTTGATCATATAGAAATTAATAAAAATGGCACTTTTAGTGTTACTAAAATTAATGGATATATTGAATCCCCATATATTTTAATTTACAATTTTCCATATATAATAATTTTTTTTACAACTACATTATTAAGTATACTTTTAGTATTTCTTTTTAAAAAAATTGAGTTTATAGAAATTCTAGCAGAGACAAATAAAAGGGAATATATTTTTATTTTTTACTTATTTTCAATTTTTTCTTTTCACCCTTTGTTTAATATAGCTTTGATTTTTGCCTTAGCTTTTTATATAAAAAAATTTAGTAAAGAAAGATTTTTAGAAAACAAAATTAATATTCTTTTTTTATTGTTTTTTTTGGTGTATTTTTTTAACAGTATCTTTGTGAAAAGTAATGAAATTAGAGATTTTTCGACTATCGAAAGATTTTTGCCATTTGTTTTTATACCTATATTATTAAGCTCTTTAAAACCTAAAAGACCGTTGTTTTTTTTTATGATGTCAGGGCTCATATTAGGCTTTTGTTTATTTTCTTTTTCATTGATTGACCTTATTGTTAATAAAAATGTAGAATATTTTGCATTTGATAATTTTTCAAAATATTACCATCCTATATATGTCTCTTATCTACTTTTTCTTTCTATTTGCTATTTAGAACAGCATTATAATTTAAAACATAAGTATTTTTTTGAACTAATTCTTTTTATGTTATTAGTATTTTTGGGTTCAAAGTTAGTTTTAATAATTTCCGTAATTTTGTTTACTTCTTTTTTTAAGAATTTTAACACCAATCGGAAAGAAATAATTTCATTTTTTTTAGTTTTAACTATCTTATTTATCATTTTTAAACCCTTACAAATAAGATTTAAAGAAGTGTTAAATTTTGATGATTTAAGTATTTTAAAAGAAAAAAAGATAAATGATTCAAATGATTCAAGAGTAAATGGTCTAACATTGAGATTAATACTTTGGAGAGAGTCATTAGCAACTATAGATGGTTGGAAAGAATACCTGTTCGGTAATGGAGTGTCAAAATCTAAAAGTAAAGATTTATATGATAGATTAAAAAAGCTTGGTTTAATTCATCATGTAACTTACAATCCTCACAATCAGTTTATCGATACATTTTGGCGCACTGGTTTAATAGGCTTATTAATTTTACTAAGCCTATTTATTGCGTCTTTAAGTCAAGGTATAAAAAATAAAGATCATCTTTTAATAGCTTTCAGCTTGTTTATGATGTTTAGTATGATGACAGAGTCTGTTTTTGGTAGAGTTAGAGGGATCTATTTTTTTACTACTGTTATTGTTTTGTTGACTAATAAAGATTTGAACAATGAGAATCGCAATATTAGGGACTCGAGGAGTGCCAAATAA